A genomic segment from Geminicoccaceae bacterium SCSIO 64248 encodes:
- a CDS encoding TenA family protein: MTNRFTDDLRAASEPDWTETVGHRFTKDLFGGTVPPEVMAGYLVQDYRFLDSFLGLLGAAIAGADRLEARLRLGRFVGMVSGDENTYFLRAFAALGVTDAQRAATPDTHATAGFKAIMQEAAATRSYPAALSVLTVAEWSYLDWASRAPRPLPETFVHAEWITLHNGEDFRDFVAFLRAELDRVGPAEAERCHDLFVRAVALERAFFDAAYEHPLT; encoded by the coding sequence ATGACGAACCGCTTTACCGATGACCTGCGCGCCGCCAGCGAGCCTGACTGGACCGAGACGGTTGGCCATCGTTTCACCAAGGACCTGTTCGGTGGCACGGTGCCTCCTGAGGTGATGGCTGGATACCTCGTCCAGGATTATCGTTTCCTCGACAGTTTCCTGGGTTTGTTGGGAGCAGCAATCGCAGGAGCGGACCGACTTGAGGCACGCCTGCGGCTCGGACGCTTCGTCGGCATGGTGTCGGGCGATGAGAACACCTATTTCTTGCGCGCCTTCGCGGCTCTGGGCGTCACTGACGCGCAGCGTGCGGCCACGCCCGATACACACGCGACAGCCGGCTTTAAGGCGATCATGCAGGAAGCGGCCGCCACCCGGTCCTACCCAGCGGCACTCTCGGTGCTCACGGTCGCCGAATGGAGCTACCTGGACTGGGCATCACGCGCGCCGCGGCCGCTGCCGGAGACCTTCGTTCACGCCGAGTGGATCACCCTCCACAACGGCGAGGATTTCCGGGACTTCGTCGCTTTCCTCCGCGCCGAACTGGACAGGGTCGGCCCGGCGGAGGCGGAACGGTGTCACGATCTGTTTGTCCGCGCCGTCGCATTGGAGCGCGCATTCTTTGACGCAGCCTATGAGCATCCCCTGACCTAG